In a genomic window of Erwinia sp. HDF1-3R:
- the umuC gene encoding translesion error-prone DNA polymerase V subunit UmuC: MMSILGDMAPGQEIYSIDESFLDCTGIASYMPLEEFGLQMRSRVMKETGLVIGVGFGPTKTLAKLANHAAKKWSKTNGVVDLSSPERQRKLMAIVDIDEVWGVGGRIRKRLEAMGINKVLDLANCNTTMIRKNFNVVLERTVRELNGESCIALEEAPPPKQQIVCSRSFGQRITGLEDMQHAVVTYATRAAEKIREQGSKCRHISVFIATGRYGDEPQYANTSSLTCEYPTSDTRDIVGFAIRGLDSIWRDGYRYAKAGIMLGDFYQSGIAQLDMFSENQPKANADALMAALDTINKSGLGKVWFAGQGVDNPWLMKRDMLSPRYTTSLKELPIAK, encoded by the coding sequence ATGATGTCGATTCTTGGTGATATGGCACCTGGTCAGGAAATTTATTCGATCGACGAAAGCTTTTTGGACTGCACAGGTATTGCTAGTTATATGCCATTAGAAGAATTTGGTCTTCAAATGCGTAGCCGTGTTATGAAAGAAACGGGATTAGTAATTGGCGTTGGTTTTGGGCCTACAAAAACCTTGGCTAAGCTGGCTAACCATGCGGCTAAGAAATGGAGTAAAACTAATGGTGTGGTTGATCTCTCAAGCCCGGAACGTCAGCGCAAACTGATGGCGATAGTTGACATAGATGAAGTCTGGGGTGTCGGAGGGCGTATCAGAAAGCGGCTGGAGGCCATGGGCATTAACAAGGTGCTGGATCTGGCTAATTGCAACACCACTATGATAAGAAAAAATTTTAACGTCGTTCTTGAGCGTACAGTTCGAGAATTGAATGGAGAGTCCTGTATAGCTCTTGAAGAGGCTCCCCCACCGAAACAACAGATTGTGTGCTCCAGGTCATTTGGACAGCGCATAACTGGGCTGGAGGACATGCAGCATGCGGTTGTAACGTATGCCACCCGAGCTGCAGAAAAAATTCGAGAGCAGGGTTCAAAATGTAGGCACATCAGTGTCTTTATAGCCACTGGCCGTTATGGCGATGAACCTCAGTATGCTAATACTTCATCCTTAACCTGTGAATATCCAACCAGTGATACGCGTGACATCGTGGGTTTTGCTATCAGGGGCTTAGATAGCATATGGCGTGATGGTTATCGATATGCCAAAGCAGGCATCATGTTAGGTGATTTTTACCAATCCGGGATCGCACAGCTTGATATGTTCAGTGAAAACCAGCCTAAAGCCAATGCGGATGCCTTGATGGCAGCTCTGGATACTATCAATAAATCCGGGCTTGGGAAGGTTTGGTTTGCCGGGCAAGGAGTTGATAACCCATGGCTTATGAAAAGAGACATGCTCTCGCCAAGATATACTACAAGCCTGAAGGAGTTGCCCATCGCTAAATAA
- a CDS encoding ParA family protein: MKKPYIISFANSKGGVAKTTSCIAVGCALAAAGYKTLLVDLDHQGNLSDDVGRGEEDFTITDLFEDPKFDTNKLVYTALDGENVIQNLDVIPADITLAVEARSAERFRHRLNILDEGLSRLKTTYDFILIDLRPAIDLSIENALLITDKIVVPVDMDRRAVKGIDDLFQVVREVRRNEDFVYTLVKTKVNESHSKMKKAIDGYISDAGYRVAKTEIRQSELFKQATEVHRPVMMFAKNERPYRDYKALTQELLQQIEEAESGKK; this comes from the coding sequence ATGAAAAAGCCCTACATAATTTCTTTTGCAAACAGTAAAGGTGGCGTCGCTAAGACAACGAGCTGTATTGCTGTGGGTTGCGCACTGGCTGCTGCAGGTTATAAGACCCTGCTAGTTGACTTAGATCATCAGGGTAACCTTAGTGATGACGTTGGCCGGGGTGAGGAAGATTTTACAATCACTGATCTCTTTGAAGACCCCAAGTTTGATACAAACAAGCTGGTTTATACCGCTCTTGATGGTGAAAACGTTATCCAAAACTTGGATGTCATACCAGCCGACATCACTCTTGCTGTTGAAGCTCGTAGTGCCGAACGCTTCCGTCACCGTTTGAATATTCTTGACGAAGGACTGAGCAGATTAAAAACTACCTACGACTTTATACTTATCGATCTTCGACCAGCTATCGACCTAAGTATCGAAAATGCTCTTCTTATAACGGATAAAATCGTCGTACCAGTAGACATGGATCGCAGGGCTGTGAAAGGTATTGATGATCTATTCCAGGTTGTACGAGAAGTAAGACGTAACGAAGATTTTGTATATACACTTGTAAAGACAAAAGTTAACGAATCTCACTCAAAAATGAAAAAAGCTATTGATGGCTACATCAGTGATGCAGGTTACAGAGTTGCTAAAACTGAAATCCGTCAGAGTGAGCTTTTTAAGCAAGCTACAGAGGTTCATCGACCAGTGATGATGTTTGCTAAAAACGAACGTCCTTACCGTGACTATAAAGCGCTTACTCAAGAGCTTCTGCAGCAGATTGAGGAGGCTGAGAGTGGCAAGAAGTGA
- a CDS encoding AAA family ATPase, with amino-acid sequence MLIETLYISGFRNYNETEINFRESTLIIGANDIGKTNLLFALRLLLDKSLSELDLEPMVNDFHIDSDGVQSQEIEIVVQFCEVREDAVISKLSGYVSEDDELYIKYHACQSTMDFTISLSHDGVSYDEVPNRFYLKYLSLKYINSQRDLEKYIRLEKKHLLRLAQDVRSEEQSQNDGEVFTVLNQLLAEVNEKVREISYVASATSELNTELRKLSYNHERLTVQLDTGAIGVDQFIEKLELSASTNGKKLMLGGDGFNNQILLALWKAKSLREHDVTSEVVIYCIEEPEAHLFPHQQRKLASYLIENLPGQSIVTSHSPQIAVNFRPDCIIRLCASKGSTKAASNGCSACISTAWDEMGYRMSIIPAEAFFASAVLLVEGPSEVIFYTELAKALGLDLDLLNISILSVDGVQFEVYKKILQALHIGWVARTDNDVAKVPHRQEWSYTGANRALTLCGLAKGGHVSHEITSWERHNEWGRVTPLINAGGVFLSFTDLEGDLSCDFTAHLLDFSGAANADAAADFLRDKKAIKMRSLLKQKRQFLAELADKDIARPLLAVQKLVRGEK; translated from the coding sequence ATGTTGATTGAAACGCTCTATATATCCGGATTCAGAAATTATAATGAAACTGAAATCAATTTCAGAGAGTCAACGCTTATTATTGGCGCAAACGATATCGGGAAAACAAACCTCCTTTTTGCACTCAGGCTTTTACTGGACAAAAGCCTGTCTGAGTTAGATCTGGAACCTATGGTTAATGATTTCCACATAGACTCGGATGGCGTACAGTCACAGGAAATCGAAATAGTCGTCCAATTTTGTGAAGTCAGGGAAGATGCTGTCATCTCAAAACTGAGTGGATATGTAAGTGAGGATGATGAGCTTTATATTAAGTATCATGCTTGTCAGTCCACAATGGATTTTACAATCAGCTTAAGCCACGATGGTGTAAGTTACGATGAGGTGCCAAACCGTTTTTATCTGAAATATCTTAGCCTAAAGTATATCAATTCCCAACGAGACCTTGAGAAATATATCCGTCTGGAAAAAAAGCACCTGTTGAGGCTAGCACAGGATGTTCGCAGTGAAGAGCAGAGCCAAAACGACGGCGAGGTATTCACTGTCCTGAACCAGTTGCTGGCCGAGGTAAATGAAAAGGTCCGTGAGATCAGCTATGTAGCTTCGGCGACTTCAGAGCTTAATACCGAACTTCGTAAGTTGTCTTACAACCATGAGCGGCTAACGGTACAGCTGGATACGGGCGCGATAGGCGTAGACCAGTTCATTGAGAAACTTGAACTCAGTGCCAGCACTAACGGTAAAAAGCTCATGCTGGGTGGAGACGGGTTTAATAACCAGATACTTCTCGCACTATGGAAAGCAAAAAGCCTTCGAGAACATGATGTTACCAGTGAAGTTGTCATTTACTGCATTGAGGAGCCGGAAGCCCACCTGTTTCCACATCAGCAAAGAAAGCTTGCTTCTTACCTTATTGAAAACCTGCCAGGTCAGTCTATTGTCACCTCCCACTCTCCCCAAATTGCCGTTAACTTCCGGCCTGACTGTATTATCAGGTTATGTGCAAGCAAAGGTTCCACAAAGGCGGCAAGCAACGGATGCTCTGCCTGCATCAGTACAGCTTGGGACGAAATGGGATATCGGATGAGTATCATTCCGGCAGAAGCATTTTTTGCCAGTGCGGTACTCTTGGTTGAGGGGCCTTCAGAAGTGATCTTTTATACTGAGCTTGCCAAGGCACTAGGTCTCGATCTCGATCTCCTTAACATCAGCATTCTGTCCGTCGATGGCGTGCAGTTTGAAGTTTACAAAAAAATACTGCAGGCCCTGCACATTGGCTGGGTAGCACGTACGGATAATGATGTGGCGAAGGTACCGCATAGGCAGGAGTGGAGTTATACCGGCGCGAACCGTGCGCTGACGCTATGCGGGTTGGCAAAAGGCGGACATGTGTCCCACGAAATCACCTCATGGGAACGGCATAATGAATGGGGAAGGGTTACTCCCCTCATTAACGCAGGTGGGGTATTTCTTTCATTTACTGATCTTGAAGGCGACCTCTCTTGTGATTTTACTGCACACCTCTTGGATTTCTCAGGGGCAGCAAATGCTGATGCTGCGGCTGATTTCCTTCGGGACAAAAAGGCGATAAAAATGCGGTCATTACTGAAGCAAAAACGGCAATTTTTAGCTGAGCTGGCTGATAAAGATATCGCACGTCCACTTTTAGCAGTGCAAAAACTAGTGCGGGGTGAGAAATGA
- a CDS encoding ATP-dependent helicase produces MRLTAEQQDAVDFTENLVITACPGSGKTTILTHKISQVLTGCRSHQGVVSLSYTNKSSDELKARCMTLSKDIKASFFGTTDKFLLSEIVMPFIKHIWRCSSTGLEVIKASNLDAQNMETLTPYFIPDNLSENTTKHGMSALERLYERGVIILEMVPLIALYVMSESIACQRYLKVRYKEIFVDEYQDTGFFAHQIFRLLVGLKIKLTVVGDVDQSIYLYAHRSADSLKDFIRHPDFTHKQITLNHRCHPSIINYANRLKDPDCMLLDCDSLVVYHKSVTGDQTNIAAWIDAQLAGLKKHFSIENNKDIAILVRSNLCAELIAENLRTASRTYLDDNLSKAGDKVSGLVKALLHYRYNKKTTAQLVLDDYLSTVAKRSEVVLARKFIRQVRTTSDANLSEAIRLAVFSCTGCELNETHITGINDVLMVPRIKNNYLHVRDDEVQIMTLHKSKGLEFDVVIHLDLYDWVLPAREYVKGSYDVIFQNEQQCLNLHYVGVTRARKGVILMHSTKRYNAKRELKMGNPSQFLIRPGLKGLFKEL; encoded by the coding sequence ATGAGGCTGACTGCTGAACAACAGGATGCTGTGGACTTTACGGAAAACCTCGTCATCACAGCCTGCCCGGGAAGTGGTAAAACAACAATTCTTACCCATAAAATTTCCCAAGTGCTGACAGGTTGTAGGTCGCATCAGGGCGTGGTGTCTTTGTCTTACACGAATAAATCCAGCGATGAACTCAAGGCGCGGTGTATGACTTTAAGCAAAGACATAAAGGCTAGCTTTTTCGGGACAACAGATAAGTTTTTACTGAGCGAAATAGTGATGCCTTTCATAAAACATATATGGCGCTGTTCGTCAACGGGGCTGGAAGTAATTAAAGCCAGCAACTTGGATGCGCAGAACATGGAAACGCTTACCCCGTATTTCATTCCAGACAATTTATCAGAAAACACCACAAAGCATGGCATGTCTGCTCTGGAAAGGCTGTATGAACGGGGGGTTATAATACTCGAAATGGTTCCTCTCATAGCTTTATATGTCATGAGTGAATCTATCGCGTGTCAGCGGTATTTAAAAGTCAGATATAAAGAGATATTCGTTGATGAATATCAGGACACCGGCTTCTTTGCTCACCAGATATTCAGGCTGCTCGTTGGATTGAAAATTAAACTTACTGTAGTCGGGGATGTTGACCAGTCCATTTATCTCTATGCGCATCGCAGCGCAGACTCTCTTAAAGATTTTATCCGCCACCCTGATTTCACTCATAAACAGATCACATTAAATCATCGATGCCATCCTTCAATTATTAATTATGCAAACCGATTGAAAGATCCGGACTGCATGCTACTTGATTGCGACAGTCTTGTGGTTTATCACAAAAGTGTGACAGGAGATCAGACCAATATCGCTGCCTGGATTGACGCCCAACTTGCCGGATTAAAAAAACATTTTTCCATTGAAAATAATAAAGATATTGCCATACTGGTCCGGAGCAACCTGTGTGCTGAGTTGATCGCCGAAAATCTGAGAACAGCTTCTAGAACGTACCTGGACGATAACTTAAGTAAGGCCGGAGATAAGGTATCAGGACTGGTTAAAGCATTGCTGCATTACAGATACAATAAAAAAACAACGGCTCAGCTTGTCCTTGATGATTACCTCAGCACTGTTGCCAAACGGAGCGAGGTAGTTCTGGCCCGCAAATTCATCCGGCAGGTACGTACCACCTCTGATGCCAACCTGTCAGAAGCTATCAGACTGGCTGTTTTTTCATGTACCGGCTGTGAACTCAATGAGACTCACATTACCGGAATAAACGATGTGCTTATGGTACCCCGTATTAAAAACAACTATTTGCATGTCCGGGACGATGAGGTCCAAATCATGACGTTGCACAAATCAAAGGGGCTGGAATTTGACGTCGTAATACATCTGGATTTGTATGACTGGGTGTTACCTGCAAGGGAGTATGTCAAAGGCAGCTACGATGTAATTTTTCAGAATGAACAGCAGTGTCTTAACCTTCACTATGTGGGTGTTACTCGCGCCAGAAAGGGAGTAATCCTGATGCATTCGACAAAACGATATAATGCTAAGCGAGAGCTAAAAATGGGGAATCCCTCTCAGTTCCTTATAAGGCCGGGACTGAAAGGTTTGTTTAAAGAGCTATAG
- a CDS encoding recombinase family protein codes for MYIFAYLRASTREQDAERAKNRLQQFVAERGHRIASWYVENVSGASLRRPELMRLLENAAPGDAILIEQVDRLSRLDDDGWKTLKELISSKSLSIISLDLPTSYVALENHRGDEFTSAMLRAINAMMLDMLAAIARKDYQDRRRRQSEGIVKAVENGKFKGRQPNLQMHQNVIKLRLQNGMSIRETASICGISERQVIRITQRHLIHSDPEGQEGEGEQNSI; via the coding sequence ATGTACATTTTTGCTTATCTGCGTGCTTCCACGCGAGAGCAGGACGCTGAGCGTGCCAAAAATCGTCTTCAGCAGTTTGTTGCCGAACGTGGACACCGGATTGCCAGCTGGTACGTTGAGAATGTATCTGGCGCGTCACTAAGGCGACCTGAACTGATGCGACTACTTGAGAACGCGGCTCCGGGTGATGCGATACTGATTGAACAGGTTGATCGTTTATCTCGCCTTGATGATGATGGCTGGAAAACACTTAAAGAGCTTATAAGCAGCAAAAGCCTGTCAATTATCAGCCTGGACCTGCCTACAAGTTATGTCGCGCTCGAGAACCATCGTGGAGATGAATTCACCTCCGCCATGCTGCGCGCTATAAATGCCATGATGCTGGATATGCTTGCGGCCATTGCGCGCAAAGACTATCAGGACAGGCGTCGCCGGCAGAGCGAAGGGATAGTTAAGGCAGTGGAGAACGGAAAATTTAAAGGCCGTCAGCCGAATCTGCAGATGCATCAGAATGTCATTAAGCTGCGTCTGCAAAACGGGATGAGTATCAGGGAGACAGCTTCGATATGCGGCATCTCAGAGCGTCAGGTGATTCGGATTACGCAACGCCATCTCATTCACAGTGATCCGGAAGGACAGGAGGGGGAGGGTGAACAAAACAGCATTTAA
- a CDS encoding conjugal transfer protein TraG N-terminal domain-containing protein — protein MLTNSYLEYFLTLLGWVINNGLWNILLSTGLFAAPVAFRLIGIWLKVREEGEDEGNKGALSIPRMEHAIYTSFLVIIACCMPLMNVDMSTIKYDASRAQTCGTWTPKAPDDTGYSPVISSLNDQTAAAPVWWYLMHKLAKGITQASVATIPCRPDMRQIRFEVQHTRINNKGLAEELQDFTNDCYSLALYMWKREDQGQTKDKSTLRDIEWIGSKTFLGSYYGSLQSKTPRAAFPWSESRDSGRPDTGRGGYPTCSEWWSKAETGLQARVVDQADPSLWTRLSAAMSMIGGNAPDYREAVIRRLVSPESLTVSQGGHVYAGYGGNADFTLDNSVSRVAAIGGTALGSVAAFPAFDAMRQALPMVQAVLLMAVVVVLPLILAFSAYEIKTVITLTFVVFALNFLTFWWELARWLDSWLLTALYSSDTHSSFNMAGFQNSSDDLIMNFVMATMFLVLPAFWMGALSWAGIRVGGALDGALRNGTSQVQQAGGSAAELAKKAVKL, from the coding sequence ATGCTGACTAACAGTTACCTGGAGTATTTTCTGACCCTGCTCGGCTGGGTCATTAATAACGGCCTGTGGAATATCCTGCTCAGTACCGGCCTTTTTGCAGCCCCAGTGGCCTTTCGTCTTATCGGCATCTGGCTTAAGGTCCGGGAGGAAGGTGAAGATGAGGGAAACAAGGGCGCACTGTCCATTCCCCGGATGGAGCACGCCATTTACACCTCCTTTCTGGTGATAATTGCCTGCTGCATGCCGCTGATGAACGTGGACATGAGCACCATCAAATATGATGCCTCCCGCGCGCAGACGTGTGGCACCTGGACGCCCAAGGCGCCGGACGACACCGGCTATTCGCCCGTGATCTCCAGCCTGAACGACCAGACGGCCGCCGCACCCGTGTGGTGGTATCTGATGCACAAGCTGGCAAAGGGTATTACTCAGGCATCCGTCGCCACCATTCCCTGCCGTCCTGACATGCGCCAGATCCGCTTTGAGGTGCAGCATACGCGCATCAATAACAAGGGGCTCGCCGAGGAGCTGCAGGATTTCACCAACGACTGCTATTCCCTGGCACTGTACATGTGGAAGCGCGAGGATCAGGGGCAGACGAAGGATAAATCCACCCTGCGCGACATTGAGTGGATTGGCAGTAAGACGTTCCTGGGCAGCTATTACGGCAGTCTGCAGTCAAAAACGCCCCGCGCCGCATTTCCGTGGAGCGAAAGCCGGGACAGCGGACGGCCGGACACCGGCCGGGGCGGCTATCCGACCTGCAGCGAATGGTGGAGCAAGGCCGAAACCGGCCTTCAGGCCCGCGTCGTGGACCAGGCTGATCCGAGCTTATGGACCCGCCTCTCGGCGGCCATGAGCATGATCGGCGGCAATGCGCCCGACTACCGGGAGGCCGTAATACGCCGCCTGGTGAGCCCGGAAAGCCTGACGGTTTCACAGGGCGGCCACGTTTATGCCGGCTACGGCGGCAATGCGGATTTCACCCTGGATAACTCTGTATCGCGCGTCGCGGCGATCGGCGGAACCGCACTGGGAAGCGTCGCGGCATTTCCGGCGTTTGACGCCATGCGGCAGGCGTTGCCTATGGTTCAGGCCGTACTGCTAATGGCCGTGGTGGTGGTTCTGCCGCTTATTCTGGCCTTCTCAGCATATGAGATTAAGACGGTTATCACGCTGACGTTTGTGGTATTCGCCCTGAACTTCCTGACGTTCTGGTGGGAGCTGGCGCGCTGGCTGGACAGCTGGCTGCTGACGGCGCTCTACAGCTCGGACACGCACAGCAGCTTCAACATGGCCGGCTTCCAGAATAGTTCGGATGATCTGATCATGAACTTCGTGATGGCAACCATGTTTCTGGTGCTGCCGGCATTCTGGATGGGTGCGCTTTCATGGGCAGGTATCAGAGTGGGTGGTGCACTCGATGGCGCACTCAGAAACGGAACTTCGCAAGTACAGCAAGCAGGAGGTAGTGCAGCTGAATTAGCAAAAAAAGCAGTTAAGCTCTAA
- a CDS encoding DNA topoisomerase: MKRKVTGATFNLGNQLFRTRGRVTVVPGWKTLFSGLQEDDEAEGEEDAPASLPPLDKGDVCRVKGGTVKDNVTKAPAPMTEGTLIAAMKNAASPC, translated from the coding sequence TTGAAACGGAAGGTCACCGGCGCGACGTTTAACCTGGGAAACCAGCTGTTCCGGACGCGCGGACGCGTTACCGTGGTGCCCGGCTGGAAAACGCTGTTCAGCGGCCTGCAGGAGGACGACGAGGCGGAAGGCGAAGAGGACGCGCCGGCCAGCCTGCCGCCGCTCGACAAAGGCGACGTATGCCGCGTGAAGGGCGGGACTGTAAAAGACAACGTGACGAAAGCGCCCGCGCCCATGACCGAGGGCACGCTGATTGCGGCCATGAAAAACGCGGCCAGCCCGTGTTAA
- a CDS encoding integrase domain-containing protein, which yields MSNKLSKQLVTLARQGGGSFKTVSDRSKIASRFSERLATLNIQIRDVSHVKTKHIENYIRSRQEENISSRTLQNEMAAIRSVLSQGGRNILANPSHEKLSNEAMNISGASREGKKIAITDERLAEIVAAVSLKDEGVAIGIQLARYIGLRAEEVVQAAKSLKTWKQTLATGENKISVVFGSKGGRARDVTIFEREKVMLLLNQAISYANENNGKLINKPTLHQSLDRFHNVLRENGMTGVNAPHSLRYAYARDAVNFHVENGMSRKEAEALVSMDLGHGDGRGAYVARVYNRMINDE from the coding sequence ATGTCCAATAAATTAAGTAAACAACTCGTGACGCTGGCACGCCAGGGCGGAGGAAGTTTTAAAACTGTTTCAGATCGTTCTAAGATTGCCAGCCGCTTTTCGGAGCGACTGGCAACCCTTAATATTCAGATTCGGGACGTAAGTCATGTTAAAACAAAGCATATCGAGAATTATATAAGAAGCCGACAGGAAGAGAATATATCTTCCCGAACGCTACAGAATGAAATGGCTGCTATTCGGTCTGTGCTTTCACAGGGAGGCAGAAATATCCTTGCTAATCCCTCGCATGAAAAGTTAAGCAACGAGGCTATGAATATTTCAGGGGCGAGCAGGGAAGGGAAGAAAATTGCAATTACTGATGAAAGACTGGCCGAAATCGTGGCTGCTGTCTCGCTCAAAGATGAAGGAGTGGCGATCGGTATTCAGCTTGCAAGATATATAGGTCTTCGTGCAGAAGAAGTTGTCCAGGCAGCAAAATCCCTGAAAACCTGGAAGCAAACTTTAGCTACCGGTGAAAATAAAATAAGCGTTGTTTTTGGATCAAAAGGTGGACGGGCACGGGACGTCACAATATTTGAGCGTGAGAAAGTCATGCTCTTATTGAATCAAGCCATTTCTTATGCAAATGAAAATAATGGAAAGCTGATTAATAAACCTACTCTTCATCAGTCGCTTGACCGTTTTCATAATGTTCTAAGAGAAAATGGTATGACTGGCGTTAATGCCCCGCACAGCCTGCGATATGCTTATGCTCGCGACGCTGTTAATTTTCATGTTGAAAATGGAATGAGTCGTAAGGAGGCTGAGGCGCTTGTTTCAATGGATCTCGGGCATGGCGACGGGCGGGGTGCATATGTTGCCCGCGTATATAATCGAATGATCAATGATGAATAA
- a CDS encoding replication initiation protein, with protein MANVLKKKINVKQSNELTEAAYHLSLKAKRVLWLCLMQTYFTDEEESANPIFTVAVADYEDIFNVSRNQASRDVKEGVFELSRSAIIFYPKTGRHDVIARPWLTEAGGRSSKGLWEIEFNHKVLPYLYVLGSQFTTYSLRDCGSLKNPRTVRLYESLCQFRSSQIWVTSHDWLSERFMLPESQKSNLAELKRTFLEPALRQINDKTPLRVSYQADSNGKLIFNIYPKQ; from the coding sequence ATGGCTAATGTGTTGAAAAAAAAGATAAATGTTAAGCAATCTAATGAGCTGACTGAAGCTGCTTATCATTTATCTTTGAAGGCAAAACGTGTGTTGTGGCTATGTCTTATGCAAACTTACTTCACAGATGAAGAGGAGTCTGCAAATCCAATATTTACCGTTGCTGTTGCAGATTACGAAGATATCTTCAATGTAAGTCGTAATCAGGCTAGTCGTGACGTTAAAGAAGGTGTGTTCGAGCTCTCACGTTCTGCCATCATCTTCTATCCTAAGACTGGCCGCCACGATGTGATCGCACGTCCTTGGTTAACAGAAGCAGGAGGACGTTCCAGTAAAGGGTTATGGGAAATAGAGTTTAACCATAAGGTTTTGCCTTATCTGTATGTACTGGGAAGTCAGTTCACTACCTACTCACTCAGGGACTGTGGAAGCCTCAAAAACCCGCGTACTGTGCGACTTTATGAGAGCCTTTGCCAGTTCAGAAGCTCTCAGATTTGGGTCACTTCGCATGATTGGCTTTCTGAAAGATTCATGCTGCCCGAGTCTCAGAAATCTAATCTCGCAGAACTCAAACGTACATTTTTAGAACCTGCTCTAAGACAGATCAATGATAAAACCCCTTTGCGAGTCTCTTATCAAGCAGATTCTAACGGGAAGTTAATTTTTAATATCTATCCAAAACAATAA
- a CDS encoding TrfB-related DNA-binding protein has translation MAQKKQMTQQEWDRLVPAMATYAHITTEIGYAVLVEGERQTDVAVRVGRTKQNVANAVKRIWELYQQVTTDDGENLELVSVWLPKPEADKVRTIAAKFSINGDKVKS, from the coding sequence ATGGCGCAGAAAAAACAAATGACACAGCAGGAATGGGATCGATTAGTTCCAGCTATGGCAACTTATGCGCACATAACAACTGAGATCGGTTATGCAGTTTTAGTTGAAGGCGAAAGGCAGACAGATGTGGCCGTTCGCGTAGGTCGGACAAAGCAAAACGTAGCGAATGCAGTAAAACGCATATGGGAACTCTACCAACAGGTGACAACTGATGATGGAGAAAACCTTGAATTAGTCAGTGTTTGGTTGCCAAAACCGGAAGCGGATAAAGTAAGAACGATCGCGGCTAAATTTTCGATCAACGGTGATAAAGTTAAATCGTAG
- a CDS encoding peptidase — protein sequence MAFQSPAANFTEQRLDFTSLVNLSSHSSYVFKSASDYPDIGILKGSLLAVDRAIPFKHDQIVIANVGDDLVLRRLLLTPIAALQELDGPKTITPMPSNQDVPVWGVIAYVLTDMAGSGFNFNEEA from the coding sequence ATGGCGTTTCAATCCCCTGCAGCTAACTTCACAGAACAACGTCTTGATTTTACTAGCCTGGTAAACCTCTCCTCACATTCCTCATACGTCTTCAAAAGCGCAAGCGATTACCCTGATATTGGTATACTGAAAGGGTCATTGCTGGCAGTAGATCGAGCAATCCCCTTTAAACATGATCAAATCGTCATTGCTAACGTTGGTGATGATCTTGTACTTCGCCGCTTACTACTCACTCCGATAGCAGCTCTCCAAGAACTGGATGGTCCTAAAACAATCACACCAATGCCGTCCAACCAGGATGTACCAGTCTGGGGTGTAATCGCATACGTCCTGACTGATATGGCTGGATCAGGTTTTAATTTCAACGAAGAAGCGTAG